GGACTGGATACAACACAAGATTTTGTAGCTTTTGGTTTCTAGATGAtatctttttttccaaaatcgaTTTAACTTCACAACATATCGAAAGGACAACCACTTCTCTGGATAATTGATCGCTCTGATAACATGTCGCCTTGTAGAGTACATATCGCAATCCAGTCTCTTTATAAGCACTACCAAAGAACACTTAAAATCTCCAGATAAAGGCGTTTCGCACATGGAAAATTACCTTACACGGCCTAATCACCAATACCACGCAGCACATAGAGATTCCATTTACATTCCACGCAGATCTTAGGTTGCATTGGAAGCATACCTTAAGAGGAGCTTCCATGAAACTTGATGTCGAGACTCATTAAGTTGGTGGGCTCATATGGAGTATTGGATTGATTGGATAGCCAATCCGCGTTATCATCCCGGGAGTTTTTTGAATTACCAAGAAGGGTCAAAGCAAAACGATTCCGTTTCTCCCACGATGTAACATATTTCAAGGCCAAAACATAACCGCtaaacttttaatataatattgatGTATACGCAAAATATAACCTAATACATTCACTATATACATGCAAATAGcctcaaaatcatcaacattgtGTCTCCATGATTTTTCTTGTCGTGTCTCTCTAATTTTGAATGAAGGTAAACGTCTGAGATGAGAGAGAAGAACATATAAGGATAGCCAAGGAGACTGCCTGATATAGCGAAATGGTCATTACTTGATATAACTTATAGTCACTTGTCAAATATGACATAACCATTTTACTCAAAGAAACAGGCAAGTCATCCTTGGCTACCAAATATGATTCTTCTATTCATCTTTGACATCTCCTTCTAAATAATGTGCATACTcaccgtatatatatatagtataacaAATGCTTTAGTTACCAACCGGGCAAATTTGACGTTTACGAAACGTATCACTCTAAcaatgatttaatatatttatttgaagtGCATTTATAGATTCTGAAGACATTAAGGAAACTAGGTATAACATGGATGAAAAAAGCATGTCAAGATAGCCAAAGAGACTGCCTGAAACGTAACCCGCAAGATTCAACATGATTTTCGAACTATTATGCTTTTAAAATGCATAATAATCATCGAAAATTGAACCATGGAGGTGAAAAAGATCAGGCAAGTCATCCTTGGCTACTAAACATGACTCGTTCCTCCATGTTAGACCTCTCTTCCTCATTATATACACTTCATTACTCTAGATATGTTTTGCCTTATTCTTCACATGCATCTGCTCTCCTTTTATAACCCTACAGAAAGAATATATGCGTATTGATTACTAAAgctgctttttttgttttttggtgcGTAGGCTAAATATAGTCATCTTGAATTTTCTCTCTTTAGAAAAATGATTAgactttcaaaaaaatataaatattttttttgggtgcatAGCCTcatttctgttgttgttgttgttgttgttgttgttgttgaatttgcCATCACGGAATATGTTCTTTTAAATGGACCATTTTTTCGGGTCACTAAGATGATCTTCTTGTCGGTTCATTCACAAAATTACTGTATATCGTATTTCATTGGTGGCATCGCAAAATAAAAACATCACGTTCTCGTGTTGTCTAGATGTTTAAATATCAAtgaaatctttttgtttaagtCGATGAACTGAATGAAAATTCAGACGTGGTTGGTTCAATCAATCTGAAGTAACCGTTTCAGATTCAATGATAGCTAGCTAAATCGAGTATGTATATTAAATTGCCCCTTGATCTAAACTGcaatatgtaaaattatgttCCTTTGAATTGATTCTTCCACCTTATGGTATGGGCTAGTTGTTCTTGACTTTTTCTCTAATTTAAaatgaaagttttattttccttgaaAATCCAAATTAGGAAACTTTGCATGGGTATTGAAAGGTTGGACCGTTAAATTAAAGAATCAGAATACCtttggcatatatatatagttttttcgACATTTCATTACCATTCATTTGAAAGTCTTCTATTCTCTTTTCTGTCATCCATATCTTTTTCATTACCAACTgttaagatttgattttgttcgAATGTCGTCATTATGTGGTTTCACTAAGTTTACACCAATATTATTCAGTCGCACGTCTGGGATAAATAGTAACAAGCGTAGCTGTACTCTAGAGAACATTATATGATATCTTTGAAAAATTGGTAATACAGTAAAACATCTATAactaataaacattataaattaataaattttgttagtccCAAGTCGGACCAGtgtaaaaaatagcaaaattcgataagataataaaataatatttttctgaatttttcatgtaaaatatgatcccaataatatcataaattaataatcacgtAAATttacatatcttattatataaagtttaatgtcaaagttactcattaacaagatcgtgacataTGTCAACTATATCATTCAGatattgacacatgtcaattctaaatttattaaaatttaaaaaaataaaaatgttaaaattcaaaacctaccataaaaaaagttttaaatgtgtcattaaatttattaaaattttaaaaataaaaatgtaaaaattcaaaacctaccacaaaaaggttttatataaaagtaaaatagagaaaagaaaacctaattttatatcttttaaaaaaaaaacctttgtaaacttccaaatgtaaaacaaaagttttgtttttaacagttttaaaaatattaacagctttaaaatttagaaaagatcattataaggaaattatatatatatatatatgtcataatatttgaaattatagtatggtttacttatttttgttttaagttgctaactttacaagaaaaatgattatttttttatataagataaaaaatgatttgtgaaaattatacaattaattactgtttctaaaaaaatgtaaatactcccctttacataagaaaaagattgttgaagaaaaaaaaaaaaaatcgtctcatattttttgaccaatcaaataatttattcaaaaagactgttattataatatatacgATGTAAGATTAGCATAcatgtttttgtaactataaaaatgttaaagtgaagagacatatattaggttatttaatgtgttcataaagacaattttttgggagtagtaaagactaaagagtatattttaacagtaaaatatatttatgtctagaaatacacttttagtggtaatatagatagtagatttttaaatgaatatacattaatgtattatagcaaaaaaaaaaactattttctataactaaaaaattatttctttacttttatacattgtttttacttacgaaaataattaaatatatattcattgttaaattttaattttattttgactttaaactcatctacaactattttttttaactaaaagtgtatctatttacttttttttttcaaccaaacaataaattaaaagtaaattccTCGGTTAGTTGTCCAAGGTGGAGGGAAgggatttacaaaagaaacttcagagataagagaacacaAAGCACAagcaagacaatctgccttagtatttgacgcacgcgggatccaagagatggagaatagtgggaaggGCTCCaacgagttaaactcatcgagcaggttggagaaggacggccaATCTTTAGGATACTGCagcatagtgagtaactcagcaaaatcagtctcgaaatgttgacaagcgatccctgcagCACATACCCGCTCTatggcccacaacaacgcttctaactccaaaGGTAGGGGGAGaggctccgtcttagacacttggcccccaaaAACAAGATTCGCTCCTCTCCAGCGCAACACCAAcagcccaatcctgaatgcacattggttgctttccaagaattATCAATCTGACAACCAGGTGAATAAACATGGACATccgaagacggagatggagctgacatgaccgccgtaaaagagagcgcctcttctCAGGataacttatcgcccaaagcctgagcaattatatcagTCGCCTCGATCCCTAAACCTTAGaaaaactcttttatttatggccttccagattgcccataaaatccatggtaattaagctgatcaggatcaccctgttgagaggcacCCCtccagaaataaaaaaaaaatccaaatttgagtacaccgactcatatagAAAACCCTCTGACGATACCAGAGTCAGAGATAAATTCCAAACTTTACACGAGCGAGGACATTCAAAGAatacatgattaatagtctacGGAGAGTCGCACTTTTTACACCAGATATCACATTAGACACCTCgatgtatctatttacttttatagatagtttttacttgttaaaaatatttacattatattttttgttaaatttaattttattttaataactctaAACCTGCACATCGGGTGGATTCTATTGCACGGACGTGGCTCATCCCCACCAAACATAAGTCCAAATTTTTATGCATTGTGGAATTATAAAGTCCAAGTGTCTCTCACACTATctttattagtttagttttatagtacattaaaatcaaactATCAATATAGTTCTGTATATaatcatgtcatttttttttttttttttttNATATAATCATGTCATGCTTCTATGTTCGATTTTTGATTCAGGCCAAAAGAAAGTCCCATTCCAAATTCGTAAAACTCTCTACTCGATGAACTTCAGATTTAAAATTACAAGCGACTTTTCAACCAAATTCCACTAAAAGTcaacattttaattatatatacactatatcGAAAATATAATTAGGAAAGGAgatatcttatgttttattatttgtaattctTTCTaccttttaaaaaagaatttaaaattgaGCTGATCAATCAAAATCTTTGTTGGCTCTCTATCTGATATAATTTAGAAAGGCTTGGTTTATTCATTCAAATAATATGAGTATTTATACATAATGGTAAATATATGATAAGGCTAAGTTTCCTATTCTAAGATATATACTAATGTAAATAATACATAAGAGATATATgcaaatatttataatgtatattttatagATCCTTCTAAGATCTTAACCGTTGATTTTGGTAGATCTCTGCTTCTCTTGATACCCTCCCGCAAGCTCATACGTGGTAACACTGGTAAACGAATAAGATTGGACAAGTAAGATTAGAAAAGTTTGTAGTATTGGCAGCAACTTGTGAATGAACAGGAGCGACCGGTGTTGAAAAATATAGCAGCGGTAGTTTTGTAGAAGTGCGGCGGCTTGTACAGCAGCGGCATGGTAGTAGAATAAAATTACATGTGTTTGGTTCACCAAAACACTAGTAGAATTGTAGAAGTAGAACATATGTCAAAGTTGATGATGAATTACTTGAGAACCAAGTCTTCAAGTCAAATCTTCACAGCCACAAAGAAGCGTAGCtaatctttgattttctttttttttttttttaagatagaGAGCCATGCACTAACGTGTGCATCACAAACAATTCCGTACAAACCAACGTTGCAGCGACGACTTGTTAGGCGGCAGTAGATCAAGTAGTTGCGCTTTTTCTTGATGAAGCAACAACGGCTTGTAGAAACGGTAGTAGATAGATGTGCGGCGGCTTGTGAAGCGGCGGCAAAGTAGAAGTAAAGGCAGCGGCGGTGGTTTTCACGGTCACCGAAAACAACGGCAGCAGCGGTTAGGTTTAATAGAAAACCGATAGTAGAAGATAGTGGAAGCAACACCGGCTATTGCAACAGCGGTGGCTAAGTTAATGATTTTAGAACGAAGGCAGCGGTTGCTGAAGCCAAGCAACGGCGGCGGATAGAAAAGAAATTAGGTCACAAGAGTTTTCTGCTCTGACACCATATTAGTAATGGGCCTAACTCAACACCCAAAAGCTAGCTCAATGGAGGAGGTTTGCctcacactatatatattgtccAAGGACTTAATTTTCTTCCGATGTGGGACTCTAACACACCTCCTATAAATAATACATGGATCCCTCCACTCATTgctaattggttttgagttggaccTCATGTTTACTAATATGGTATAAGAGCCCATGGTTAGGCCCAACAAGCAAATTCTCACAAAAATGGTTTCCCACTTATGTGGCCCATATAAGTGACATGTCTTGTTGTGGATTAAAATTTCTCTCGATTGTGGGGTCACCCGTGGATATCCAGTCCCACAAACTTCACGCTACAGATGTCCAATCCTGAGCGTGAGGAGGGTGTATTAGAATATATCCCACATCGAGAGAGATGATTTGTGGGGCAATATAAATAGTACATGGATccctccactcattgccaattggttttgagttggaccCCATGtttactaatatggtatcaAAGCCGAGGTTCAAACTTTTCGAAAGTGGGCTACCACCCGTGGATGTCTAGTCCCAAAAACTTCACGCTACAAATGTCCAATCCTGAGTGTGAGGGGGTGTGTTAGAATCCCATATCGAAAGAAAATTAAGTCCTTggacaatatatatagtgtgagGTAAACCTCCTCTTTTGAGCTAACTTTTGGGTGTTGAGTTAGGCCTATTACTAATACTATCTCTACAATCTCCatctgagttttgtttttaatattctctAAACATGTTAGAAGGATTTCTAGTGATGAAAACTCTATCATATATCCAACACCTCCCCCAAAATTCCTTTGTTTCCGTTTCTGCATAATTCCAGTAGCACACAAAGTGCATGCGTCCATCAAGTAATTGTAAAACAAGTAAATATGATGTGGCTTATTCAATTTGCAAAAATANNNNNNNNNNNNNNNNNNNNNNNNNNNNNNNNNNNNNNNNNNNNNNNNNNNNNNNNNNNNNNNNNNNNNNNNNNNNNNNNNNNNNNNNNNNNNNNNNNNNNNNNNNNNNNNNNNNNNNNNNNNNNNNNNNNNNNNNNNNNNNNNNNNNNNNNNNNNNNNNNNNNNNNNNNNNNNNNNNNNNNNNNNNNNNNNNNNNNNNNNNNNNNNNNNNNNNNNNNNNNNNNNNNNNNNNNNNNNNNNNNNNNNNNNNNNNNNNNNNNNNNNNNNNNNNNNNNNNNNNNNNNNNNNNNNNNNNNNNNNNNNNNNNNNNNNNNNNNNNNNNNNNNNNNNNNNNNNNNNNNNNCACTACCTCTACGATCCTAAGACTTGGCTAACCTTGCCATATTGCTATTTCTTCACTTCTCAATTACTATTCACAAACCACTAAATTACATGTTTTGATCAATCTAGTCTTGTTGATATATTTGTATTCTTTAACAGTCTTGTCTACTACCACTAGGTTTAATTTCTTATAGCACATGCTCAATATGTTTAtgatacattatatatatatatatatatatatatatttatatatactagagGTTATTCCGTGcgccaaaaataaaacaataaagttTTAACTTCCACGCATTTTCTTGGCTCTCTGTCTGGACGAGTTTGTAGTATTGTGAGTATAATAAACACTAAATTAATGGCAAAACTCTCTCACTAGAGCTTCTCATAAATGGTGGTTACAATACTTCGCTCAATCTCCGGTCTCTGTGCCgtctcatcttcatcaaaccTACCACGAGGGAACTCAGCCGCGAAGCATCGTATGACGGCGATTAAATCTGTACCAacaaatcctcctcctcctcctagtGGTGTTCGTCGGAGACGGAAGAATAAGGATGAAAACATGGTGGAAAATCCGTATTTTAAAACGGAGTCGGCGCGTCCCGATTTGCGAAAGACCTTGTCAGATTTTTTGGAAGAAGCAAGAGACTTCGTGGGAGATGGAGAAGGTCCACCTCGTTGGTTCTCTCCGCTGGAATGTGGCGCTCAAGCTCAAGGCTCTCCTCTTCTCCTATACTTACCTGGTTCGTCCTCTAACTCTTATTTCGTACGTCTTTCAATCGTTATATGAGTGGATCTCAGCTCGCTGTGTGGTGTGGTTGAGGATCCGGGTCTCAGGGCGTAAACTCCCAGAGGATATGTTTGGAACAAAAGGTGTTACATGTGTGACCACTTAGTGCCTTAGTGGAGTACTCTTGGGATTTTCCGGTAACATGCAAAGAGCTTGCTCACCTCCGGATTAGTTGGATTTTCCGGATTTCTTTTGGCtgaattgttatagttactttttttttcatttccatGTAACTCTGAAATGTTAGGTTAACAAAACTGAGGAAACAAAAATTTTGCAGGGATCGATGGTACTGGACTAGGTCTCATTCGCCATCACAAGGAACTTGGGGAGTGCGTAATTTCATATTCACCATATATTATTTCCCTAGAAGATTGCATTATTTGCAAACATTGTTGCCTCTTTTTGTAATACCCATATCAGCAAggaatgacaaaaaaaaaaaaagcaaaaagaagaaaagagaaccgaACTAATATTGACATGTATTCTTCTTGTCTCTCAATAGGATTTTTGATATATGGTGCCTTCACATTCCAGTCAGGGATCGTACTCCTGTTAAAGGTGATTGTCATCCCTTCTAGGTAGTTTCTGTTAGCCACAAAAATGGTTTTCTAACCGAAAACTAAACCCTTTTTATTCAGACATGGTGAAGCTTATCGAGAGGACAATTAGGTCGGAGCACTGTCATTTCCCAAATAGACCTATATATTTAGTTGGAGAATCAATTGGAGCATGTCTTGCGTTGGATTTTGCCGCCAAGAACCCCAACATAGATCTTGCTCTGATCTTGGTTAATCCAGGTACAAAAAAGCTCGGCCTGCGTGATTCTTATTTTGTCGGTAAATGTCAAGAAATATGTGCCTCATTGCTCAtcacatacatttttttttttgcagccaCACATGTCAACAACTTCATGTCAAGAATGCTGAGTGTGTTACCAGACGGAATTCCCACACTATTGGAAGACGCATTTGGTTTTAAGCAAGGTACATTTTTGTTATCTTCTCATATTCTAACTTGACTAACCCACTAATTGAGTTTCAAGTTGATTCTTTAAAATGTCTCCAACAGTTATGTATGATATGTTCAGTTTTAGCATCATCTTGATTTAACTTAGAAAGCAGTGACAACTGTAAAATGTTATATAACATTAATTAGTTCCTTGTATATGAAGAACTTATTGAAACATGATAATCTTGTGGCTTTATTACGTAGGCGATCTATTGAAGGGAATGATAGATGCTTTGTCAAATGAATTTTCTGTCCAGCGAATGGGCGGACTTGGTGGAAGGATGCTAAGAGATCTCTTTGCAGTGTCAGCTAATCTTCCGGTAAGTTTTTCTCCTTGGAAACTCATGGTCTAGTGTTCATCAAATCATATGATCAACACCTCAGTCAAAACAGCTATTTTCAGACTCTTTGTAGGATGTTCCCTAAGGACACACTGCTTTGGAAGTTTGAAATGCTTAAGTATGCTATTACATCTGTGAATTCTCTCATTTACTCAGTCAGAGCTGAAACACTGATACTTCCGAGGTCCAATaagtttctttgtttcatatgtTTTGAATCTCTTTTACTTTCAAAGAGATGTTGGTAGCTTGGAGAACAAGTGTAATGTGAATATCTGGTAATGACTATTGCAGCGGACGCGATCAATGGCTGCATAATGACGAAGACATTGACAGATACGCGAGCACGTTGCCAAAATGTATTGTACGTAAGCTTGATGACAGTGGACAGTTTCCCCTTTTGGTAAGTCATCTCTCTTCATCCAATACAGAAGTAAGATATTGCTTAGGGTCTAATACTGGTTTATTCATAACTATCTGTTTTACATCTCTTGTCAGGAGGACATCATTGATCTGGCTACAATCATCAAGTTTACGTGTTTTTATCGACGTGGGAAGTCTCATGATTACATTTCCGATTACATTGTGCCTACCTTATTTGAGTTTAAACAACAATTAGACGATCACCGGTAAAATGCCTCACTAGTTTTTCTGTATGCTTAGCAAAACATATCAGTCTATTGtctatattaaataaaatgttacagTTAATGATATATTCCACGGTGCAGATTGCTAATGGATGCTATTTCACCTGTAATGCTATCAACTCTAGAAGATGGTACTGTTGTAAGGAGCCTCGAAGGATTACCTTCAGAGGGACCGGTTGTGTACGTTGGCTATCACATGTTATTGGGATTTGAGTTGGCTCCAATGGTAGGTCTACTCATGAAACATAGGAACATTCACATGCGGGGTTTAACACATCCTATGGTATTTATGTATATCCGAGACTCAATAGTCGACCCGAAGACGTTTGACAAATATAAGTTAATGGGTGGAGTACCCGTCTCCAATATGAATTTCTACAAACTACTGCGTGAAAAGGCTCATGTGCTTTTGTATCCTGGAGGTGTCCGTGAAGCTTTGCATAGAAAGgttatgttaattaatatattgttGCATGGTGACCTTTTTATGGTTTCTACAATTTTGGATATTCTTGTCTTGGAAGCTAACATGTACGTAGAGACTTTACAGGGTGAAGAATACAAGCTGTTTTGGCCAGAACAATCAGAGTTTGTGAGAGTTGCATCTAAATTTGGAGCGAAGATCGTTCCTTTCGGTGTTGTTGGAGAAGACGACATCTTCAAAGTAAGTTTTCTATACTCAAATCTTAAACTCTACACTATTCCATTTCCTTCATGTTACtattttaattatcaaatacttcctctgtttcataataatGCATTATCGGTCCCATTCAAATTTCTAGATTACTCGAGATTCTCGGCTTTTACCAAGATTGTTGCATTAATAGATATCTTAAATTTGCGTTCAGCGAATTAGCAAGAAGCTTGTCTCTCTATATTCAAAATGCTTATAAATTCTACATATACTCTAGTTTTATATTTACGCGAATCTCGGTTTCGAGTAACTTTGGTTTGGGACGTTGGCTGATTCTCAGATTGTATTGGATTCCAATGATCAAAGGAACATCCCAATCTTGAAGGATTTAATGGAAAAAGCAACAAAGGACGCTGGCAACATAAGGTGCTTTATGTTTGATCACACtctatatatatctgtatatcCTCATTTAATAAACACATATGTGATTTTGAACGTCATAATTGTTAGGGAAGGCGACGAAAGTGAATTGGGAAACCAAGATTGTTATATTCCAGGACTTCTACCTAAGATTCCAGGGCGGTTCTACTATTACTTTGGAAAACCAATAGACTTAGCAGGTACGAATATGATATAATTTAAGTGTATGCTCTCTACTTCAGATCGCTGACCTCAACACTTGCAATAATGGGGGGATTTGTTTTTCCGTGTCAGATAAGGAGAAAGAGCTGAAAGACAAAGATAAGGCACAAGAGGTTTACCTGCAAGCAAAGTCTGAGGTCGAACAATGCATTGcctatttaaaaatgaaaagagagagtGATCCTTACAGACACTTGTTGCCAAGGATGTTGTATCAAGCCTCACATGGTTGGTCTAGTGAAATACCAACGTTTGATCTCTAAATTTTACTGTGGCTACTGGCTATATATGTTGTAGACATCTAATCATATGCTGTTTAGAGGTTCTAAGATTCTTTACAGATCTAAGATATTTTATCTGTTCAAGGAAAATAATACATGATTATTTAACTAAATGTATATGACATGAATTAATACAATAAGAGAAGGAGGTGTTTCTTTCCAGAACACCTCAGCCTCAATATTGAAGCAGATGTTGACAcctcaataaaaatttatattctatcaaattataacattaatacagCTCAGCTGATTTTATTCCTATGTAAACTAAATAGAAGAGAGCGGAAGGAGAGAGTGTTTTAAAACAAGTCCAGAAGGCACAAAAAAAAGAGGCATTAGACAAGTCCAGCCCATACATCATCCAACGGAAAAGATTAACAAGTGAGTGAAAAAAACGAATCAAAGACTATTGACgagaaacaagaagacataTGAACTCAGCTTCTACTTCAATAAGAAGCCTATGATGAAACTTGATCAAGAAACCCAACTTTGAGTCTCTGGCAACgagtttaaaatataattgttactTGTTAGCAATTATAGTAAGGCATTGTTTCTATAAAGAATGAGAAAAATTGTTACTGATCATGACAATTAATCTTCATATTAATCAAAATCTAGCTTAGGTCAAAAAGGCTCAAAAACAATCCTAATGGATAAAAACGTGATTAAGTTCTTAAGTGGACCTAATTAGACGAAGAAAGGATaaaggagagagaaaaagagagagaaagagagagcataAGCTTACGGTATCCCAAATTTGAAGTTTGATGGGGCATCCATCGACGGTGACCATGCGAGCACCGAACTTGATAACGACGGATTTGATGAACCAATGCTGCCAGTGGAGTACGATTTGATCATCCGATGGTTTCGAGTTCACTCTTCGCCAAATAGAGAGAGACAAGAATGAAAGTCgggaaaatagaaagagagacaaaaaaaattattttttcctttatccaATCAGAAAGTAACACGTATAGGGTCCTAAACGGTTCTAAAAATCCTTATGTAAAGCATCGACCAATAACAATTTAACTCACATTTGCATATAatcatttctttttattgttaaGCAACTTTGTCATCTCCATCTAAATACCAGGAATGGAGATGGTTTAAATGCATACTTCATAGATCCAAAAAAAACAGCAGATGCACtaacatatattaattatttacaaGACTGCTTATAAAGTATTTAAGGTACATTGGTATTATATATCGCTTTAATGTTGCTGTAATGTTTtacattaatatttatattttggaaTTAAACTTTGAATAGGCAGTGGATACACTtaagaagattatataaaattccaaataacttaatagtaaattataattccaaacaatttatattaaatttttatttcaaaaatacaaaacaaaaatattatacaaaaaaataaatctaaaaacaacccgcagcgtagcgcgggtactaaCCTAGTCTATCTACTTACTCTcgtaagatttcaagttttaatttatttttactgaATGTATTGCTAAATTAGATTCaaagaaatataacatttttacaTCAAGTGTGAGATTCTTTTGAAAAATCTGAAACTATTTTaagaatttgagattttttagtTTCTAGATTCAAACCAAACTTGGAGGCCTTTAATTAGTGTATCTCTTATCACTAATTGCTCGGATTAATGAAAGTTTTAGTGAATGCAGTCGTATGTATTGTGGCTTTAGGATCAAACAGCATTTCAATTACTCTGTTTAAAATGATGGATTCTTGATTTACATGCGATCAAGGTAGAGGTAATTTATGCAAAACTCACAACCGAAGGagatttatgatattttggttGCATATTGGATTAAAGTaagtaaataattttctaatatcagattaaatatctaaaaaatatacaacgttaagaaaaagaaaaaccaaagacacacatacatacatgtgACCACCCTCCCAATTGGAGTTCACCTAATTAATAgttagtaaaattttgttttgttggtagAA
The sequence above is drawn from the Camelina sativa cultivar DH55 chromosome 4, Cs, whole genome shotgun sequence genome and encodes:
- the LOC104779906 gene encoding acyltransferase-like protein At3g26840, chloroplastic, producing MVVTILRSISGLCAVSSSSNLPRGNSAAKHRMTAIKSVPTNPPPPPSGVRRRRKNKDENMVENPYFKTESARPDLRKTLSDFLEEARDFVGDGEGPPRWFSPLECGAQAQGSPLLLYLPGIDGTGLGLIRHHKELGEIFDIWCLHIPVRDRTPVKDMVKLIERTIRSEHCHFPNRPIYLVGESIGACLALDFAAKNPNIDLALILVNPATHVNNFMSRMLSVLPDGIPTLLEDAFGFKQGDLLKGMIDALSNEFSVQRMGGLGGRMLRDLFAVSANLPTLCRMFPKDTLLWKFEMLKYAITSVNSLIYSVRAETLILPSGRDQWLHNDEDIDRYASTLPKCIVRKLDDSGQFPLLEDIIDLATIIKFTCFYRRGKSHDYISDYIVPTLFEFKQQLDDHRLLMDAISPVMLSTLEDGTVVRSLEGLPSEGPVVYVGYHMLLGFELAPMVGLLMKHRNIHMRGLTHPMVFMYIRDSIVDPKTFDKYKLMGGVPVSNMNFYKLLREKAHVLLYPGGVREALHRKGEEYKLFWPEQSEFVRVASKFGAKIVPFGVVGEDDIFKIVLDSNDQRNIPILKDLMEKATKDAGNIREGDESELGNQDCYIPGLLPKIPGRFYYYFGKPIDLADKEKELKDKDKAQEVYLQAKSEVEQCIAYLKMKRESDPYRHLLPRMLYQASHGWSSEIPTFDL